A single genomic interval of uncultured Desulfobulbus sp. harbors:
- a CDS encoding transglycosylase domain-containing protein — MLKFFKYCFVTLLLCSLLAGLAGVAGLYYLVAIAPCPEMDESAIAAILSRESPVYYRDGTTKIGVLFEGIHRQYLKYGEIPQNFINALIASEDDEYFNHFGVDVPGILRAMVANLRAGHVVQGGSTITQQTAKNLFKRESRSIQAKLKELLYALRLEHRYSKEKILEFYCNQFFVSGNGHGLGVAARYFFDKDPQDLTLLECAFIAGSVKRPNYYNPFLRKNRENAEEVRLRDEERINYVLGKMHKANMISAAEFAQLKASDLVFNQGRMAYVHNTVIDLVKEGLETPFIADVLEENGISNISTSGARIITSLDKDLQASTLQALRRQLSQLDVRLRGYKRDAVQKEYEALSYSGDDTTLPGNFVFGTIASVSSARDKETSVEVQCNGAGEIGHLSQEGFGRIADAYAKFTRGASRASANDRKGLLQQLQPGDRIYVSIRSVNEDGSLELDLEKYPQVEGAAYVLQEGAVRAMGGGMSNKNYNRATSAKRLMGSTFKIFLFTAAMQLGWSPVDMIDNNRQTFTFMRQSYTPQPDHRSPFSEVSLSWAGVTSENVASVWLLYHLTDHLTTDQIKELAAHLDMAPRMREGAIESYQHYKQRMRDNFGIIVTQSSIGSGVYASAINALKPDFVFDNRTDEYARIEELSYGEFTQLRGLVDRLNEFRQSPLQGGVVDADSAFDNPGGVLPASRGRLVRDSLGRFIFTQRTELPPNWQMLDAITLSDYLISLPSGQYDRFWNEQVQLEGVLSCNTVRQIEAQIQQERSKVDSDKLYTLDVLSSIQEFRVMLGLQYMVHMAKACGVDSNFEPVLSMPLGSNVVTLSEMTRLYESIVSGSRHDAADAGTLAAAELDGHVDPDAASIIERIETPEGRVVYTRQVVKTRVVDPKSSAAVCNILQNVIPYGTGRYAQSHVQLRSDDPERQKMLDKLRQSYPLLGKTGTANDYRNAAFLGYVPVLAQDQSGLNLQSGYVVGVYTGFDANMPMVKGSFHVSGAQGALPVWSDIAQGILDVEKVADRIDSVDLSFNGLSLQYPSVGEVFVPVNPAAGGAMVYGANPYKQNTPPGRPASLCFGAVGDNGRFVPERLFMPYWKNR; from the coding sequence ATGCTGAAATTTTTTAAATACTGTTTTGTCACTCTCCTGCTCTGTTCTCTTCTCGCTGGGCTGGCCGGAGTAGCCGGGCTGTACTATCTGGTGGCCATTGCGCCCTGTCCGGAGATGGATGAGTCGGCGATTGCCGCTATCCTCAGCCGGGAAAGTCCGGTCTACTACCGTGACGGAACAACCAAAATTGGCGTATTGTTCGAGGGGATTCACCGCCAGTATCTGAAATACGGGGAAATCCCGCAAAACTTCATCAATGCCCTGATCGCCTCCGAAGATGATGAATACTTCAATCATTTCGGTGTCGATGTGCCCGGTATCCTCAGGGCCATGGTGGCCAATCTCCGCGCCGGTCATGTGGTCCAGGGCGGCAGCACCATTACCCAGCAGACGGCCAAAAATTTGTTCAAGCGTGAATCCCGCTCCATTCAGGCCAAGCTGAAGGAACTGCTCTATGCCTTGCGGCTTGAGCACCGATACAGCAAGGAAAAGATCCTCGAATTTTACTGCAACCAATTTTTTGTCAGTGGCAACGGCCATGGCCTCGGGGTGGCAGCCCGCTATTTTTTCGATAAGGATCCCCAGGATCTGACCCTTCTTGAGTGCGCCTTCATCGCCGGCAGCGTCAAGCGGCCCAACTATTACAATCCTTTTCTCCGAAAGAATAGAGAAAACGCCGAGGAGGTGCGGTTGCGGGACGAGGAGCGGATCAATTACGTTCTTGGCAAGATGCACAAGGCAAACATGATTTCCGCGGCCGAATTTGCCCAGTTGAAGGCCAGTGATCTCGTGTTCAACCAAGGACGCATGGCCTATGTGCATAATACGGTCATAGACCTGGTCAAGGAAGGTCTGGAAACGCCCTTCATCGCCGATGTTCTGGAGGAAAACGGTATCTCCAACATATCGACGTCCGGTGCCCGGATCATCACCTCCCTGGATAAGGATCTGCAGGCGAGCACCCTGCAGGCGCTGAGGCGTCAACTCTCCCAGCTCGATGTTCGCCTGCGGGGATACAAGCGGGATGCGGTCCAGAAAGAGTACGAGGCCTTGAGTTATTCCGGGGACGATACCACCCTGCCGGGCAACTTTGTCTTTGGTACCATTGCTTCGGTTTCCTCTGCGCGCGACAAAGAAACCTCGGTCGAGGTGCAGTGCAATGGGGCAGGGGAAATCGGCCACCTATCTCAAGAGGGCTTCGGCCGCATTGCCGATGCCTATGCAAAGTTTACCCGTGGCGCCAGCCGGGCAAGTGCGAACGATCGCAAGGGGTTGCTGCAGCAGCTGCAACCCGGTGATCGGATTTATGTTTCCATCCGTTCGGTCAATGAGGACGGGTCTCTGGAGCTCGATCTGGAGAAGTATCCGCAGGTGGAGGGGGCAGCCTATGTGCTCCAGGAAGGGGCGGTTCGCGCCATGGGCGGCGGCATGTCCAATAAAAACTACAACCGCGCAACTTCGGCCAAACGGTTGATGGGGTCGACCTTCAAGATCTTTCTTTTTACCGCGGCAATGCAGCTTGGGTGGAGTCCGGTGGATATGATCGACAACAATCGGCAGACCTTCACCTTCATGCGCCAATCTTACACACCGCAGCCTGACCATCGCAGTCCCTTCTCCGAGGTCAGTTTGAGTTGGGCCGGGGTTACCTCGGAGAACGTGGCATCGGTCTGGCTGCTCTATCATCTGACCGACCACCTCACCACCGACCAGATCAAAGAGCTGGCCGCCCATCTCGATATGGCACCGCGGATGCGCGAAGGTGCAATCGAATCCTACCAGCATTACAAACAGCGGATGCGCGATAATTTCGGCATCATCGTCACCCAGAGTTCCATCGGTTCTGGGGTCTACGCTTCGGCCATCAATGCCTTGAAACCGGATTTTGTCTTTGACAACCGTACCGACGAGTATGCCCGGATCGAAGAGCTCAGTTATGGCGAATTCACGCAACTGCGGGGACTGGTCGATCGTCTCAACGAATTCAGGCAGTCGCCCTTGCAGGGAGGGGTTGTCGATGCCGACAGCGCCTTTGACAATCCCGGTGGAGTCCTGCCGGCCAGCAGGGGGCGACTCGTCCGGGACAGCCTGGGCCGTTTCATCTTCACCCAGCGCACCGAGTTGCCGCCCAACTGGCAGATGCTGGATGCCATCACGCTCTCCGATTACCTGATTTCCTTACCGTCAGGACAGTATGATAGGTTCTGGAATGAGCAGGTGCAGCTGGAAGGCGTGCTCTCCTGCAACACCGTACGTCAGATCGAGGCTCAGATCCAGCAGGAGCGGAGCAAGGTCGACAGCGACAAGCTTTATACCTTGGATGTGCTGAGTTCTATTCAGGAATTTCGGGTGATGCTGGGGCTGCAGTACATGGTCCATATGGCCAAGGCCTGCGGCGTCGACAGCAACTTCGAGCCGGTCCTGTCCATGCCGCTTGGTTCCAACGTGGTGACGCTTTCCGAGATGACACGCCTGTACGAATCCATAGTCAGTGGAAGCCGCCATGATGCCGCCGATGCTGGCACCCTGGCTGCGGCTGAGCTCGACGGCCATGTGGATCCGGATGCGGCGTCGATCATCGAGCGAATCGAGACCCCGGAGGGGAGAGTGGTCTACACCCGACAGGTGGTCAAGACCCGGGTGGTTGATCCCAAGAGTTCGGCGGCTGTCTGCAATATTTTGCAAAACGTCATTCCCTATGGTACCGGGCGTTATGCCCAGAGCCATGTGCAACTGCGCAGCGATGATCCCGAGCGGCAGAAGATGCTGGATAAGCTCCGGCAGTCGTATCCGCTTCTGGGCAAGACCGGGACCGCCAACGACTACCGCAACGCAGCCTTTCTCGGCTATGTCCCTGTTCTGGCTCAGGATCAGTCGGGGCTGAACCTCCAATCCGGCTATGTGGTCGGGGTTTATACCGGATTTGATGCCAACATGCCGATGGTCAAGGGCAGCTTCCATGTGAGCGGTGCCCAGGGGGCACTGCCGGTGTGGAGCGATATCGCCCAGGGGATTCTTGATGTGGAAAAGGTCGCCGACCGGATCGATTCGGTTGACTTGAGCTTCAACGGGCTGAGTCTGCAGTACCCCAGTGTGGGAGAGGTCTTTGTGCCGGTGAACCCTGCCGCAGGCGGCGCCATGGTCTATGGGGCAAACCCGTACAAACAGAATACGCCGCCCGGTCGTCCGGCCAGTTTGTGTTTCGGGGCGGTTGGTGACAATGGTCGCTTCGTGCCGGAGCGTTTGTTCATGCCCTACTGGAAAAACAGGTAA
- a CDS encoding LysM peptidoglycan-binding domain-containing protein, protein MKILPVLLTPCCIALLCLSLTSCSSHNSKFATRNGHQIGSGINGEDEISASEPEESANEELAALKGLSAEQRMTLEQAGIDASKYDFPIVLNDQVQYYLDLFQGKQRNYYARWLARSTAYRPHIEAELKKAGLPRDLVFLAMIESGYNPSAYSPANACGLWQFIAGTGRTYGLTIDPWIDERREPVKATQAAIGYLSKLHRQFDNWYLAVAAYNTGEGRIADAIETYNTKDFWAISDTESLYMETKRYVPKLIAAIIIGRDPERYGFTDIKYQAPERYEQISVPGGSSLAAVAELANIDLKELRTLNNELRKNQTPPDGRYTLRVPLGTKELVAANIHNLKPVSHTVYATHTVKRGDTLTAICQRYHVSMTNILKANNLRSAGLRTGQRLQIPTTTSQYVVAKQDAPSRSNQARATTIQQSVKHQLKSKETLASVARKYGVSIKDLMRWNKISNQNKIRQGQQLAVFVTRQVPTVTVARASQGSKKAVAAASKAAAAPKATVVLAAAKKKNVASSSPITPAKKKAAVVVAKAAVPQPTWYTIKNGDTLSTIARRFNTSTTDLRKLNKLSDNTVRTGNKLLVKKS, encoded by the coding sequence ATGAAAATATTGCCAGTTCTGCTGACCCCGTGTTGTATCGCCCTTCTCTGCCTCTCCCTCACATCCTGTTCTTCCCACAACTCTAAATTCGCCACCCGCAACGGACATCAAATCGGGTCCGGCATCAATGGCGAGGATGAGATCTCGGCATCGGAGCCCGAAGAAAGCGCCAACGAGGAACTTGCAGCCCTCAAAGGCCTGAGCGCCGAGCAACGAATGACCCTGGAGCAGGCGGGAATCGACGCCAGTAAATATGATTTTCCCATCGTGCTCAACGATCAGGTCCAATATTATCTGGACCTCTTCCAGGGGAAGCAACGCAACTATTATGCGCGCTGGCTTGCCCGGTCAACCGCATATCGTCCCCATATCGAGGCTGAACTGAAAAAAGCCGGCCTTCCCAGGGATCTGGTGTTCCTGGCCATGATCGAATCAGGCTACAATCCCTCGGCCTACTCCCCGGCCAACGCCTGTGGCTTGTGGCAATTCATCGCCGGAACAGGGCGCACCTACGGCCTGACCATCGACCCCTGGATTGACGAGCGGCGTGAACCGGTCAAGGCTACCCAGGCCGCCATCGGCTACCTGTCCAAACTGCACCGCCAGTTCGACAACTGGTACCTGGCCGTGGCCGCCTACAACACCGGCGAAGGAAGAATCGCCGATGCCATTGAGACCTACAACACCAAGGACTTCTGGGCGATTTCCGACACGGAAAGCCTGTACATGGAAACCAAGCGCTATGTGCCCAAGCTGATCGCGGCCATCATTATCGGACGGGATCCGGAGCGGTACGGGTTTACCGACATCAAATACCAGGCCCCCGAACGCTACGAGCAGATTTCCGTTCCCGGCGGCTCCTCCCTGGCCGCGGTTGCAGAACTCGCCAATATTGATCTCAAAGAGCTGCGAACCCTCAACAACGAACTGCGCAAGAATCAAACGCCGCCCGATGGCCGGTATACCCTGCGTGTTCCCCTGGGGACTAAAGAACTGGTCGCCGCCAATATTCACAATCTCAAACCTGTCAGCCACACCGTCTATGCGACCCATACGGTGAAGCGCGGCGATACCTTGACGGCGATCTGTCAGCGTTACCATGTGAGCATGACCAACATCCTCAAGGCCAACAATCTTCGCAGCGCCGGTCTGCGTACCGGCCAACGGCTGCAGATTCCAACAACAACCTCCCAATATGTTGTTGCCAAGCAGGATGCCCCCAGCCGCAGCAACCAGGCAAGGGCAACGACGATCCAGCAGAGCGTCAAACATCAACTGAAATCCAAGGAAACCTTGGCCTCTGTAGCACGTAAGTACGGGGTTTCGATCAAAGACCTGATGCGCTGGAACAAGATCAGCAACCAAAACAAGATCCGCCAGGGCCAACAGCTTGCAGTGTTTGTGACCCGACAGGTTCCCACCGTCACCGTTGCCCGCGCCTCCCAGGGGAGCAAAAAAGCAGTTGCAGCAGCTTCCAAGGCAGCTGCCGCTCCCAAGGCCACGGTAGTCCTTGCTGCCGCAAAAAAGAAAAACGTGGCAAGTTCCTCTCCCATTACTCCGGCCAAAAAGAAGGCGGCCGTGGTTGTCGCCAAGGCAGCTGTACCCCAGCCGACCTGGTATACCATCAAAAACGGCGATACACTCAGCACCATCGCCCGTCGTTTCAACACATCCACCACCGATCTACGTAAACTCAATAAACTCAGCGACAACACCGTTCGTACCGGCAATAAACTGCTGGTCAAGAAGAGCTAA
- a CDS encoding NAD(P)H-binding protein, translating into MHTVLLTGATGYIGRRLERILRADKKITLKLLVRDARKLSSMTRSHAEVIEGDTFSRDTLHQALEGVDTAFYLIHSMATGDDFSRLDRISAENFLAACRECKVRRIIYLGGLGQPQSASKHLASRIETGDILSSCPQEVQTIWFRAGVIIGSGSTSFEIIRHLVEKLPLMITPRWVHTLPPADWYQ; encoded by the coding sequence ATGCACACAGTGTTACTAACCGGGGCTACCGGCTACATCGGCAGAAGACTTGAGAGGATTCTTCGTGCAGACAAAAAGATAACCCTCAAGCTGCTGGTACGCGACGCACGAAAACTTTCGAGCATGACCCGCAGTCATGCCGAGGTCATAGAGGGCGACACCTTTTCCCGGGACACCCTCCACCAGGCCCTTGAAGGGGTGGACACCGCCTTTTACCTGATCCACTCCATGGCAACCGGAGATGATTTCAGCCGGCTTGACCGAATCAGTGCGGAAAATTTTCTTGCTGCCTGCCGAGAATGCAAGGTACGCCGCATTATCTACCTGGGCGGCCTCGGCCAGCCGCAGTCGGCCTCCAAACATCTGGCCAGCCGTATCGAAACCGGTGATATTCTCTCGAGCTGTCCCCAGGAGGTACAGACCATCTGGTTTCGTGCCGGCGTGATCATCGGCTCCGGCAGCACCAGCTTTGAAATCATCCGCCATCTGGTGGAAAAGTTGCCGCTCATGATCACCCCGCGCTGGGTCCATACGCTGCCCCCAGCCGATTGGTATCAATGA
- a CDS encoding SDR family oxidoreductase, which produces MLSPKLSSYWLALVTPVPYRVGFALVEGLKSPTLVPNDRAQIAFPQIKPASFVQCVHQALRELENDQVLSRWCDASPGAVCDISEQERANALVFRDTRITSFSGITAKKVFASLCAIGGQQGWLSYDSLWRLRGFIDKMIGGCGLNRGRRHQEKLRIGDALDFWNVVDLVPDKRLLLQAQMKLPGKAWLEFDVQAERLVQTAHFIPQGLWGRVYWYAVLPFHARIFPMLSKKIIERTTTLP; this is translated from the coding sequence TTGCTCAGCCCCAAGCTGAGCTCCTATTGGCTGGCCCTGGTCACGCCGGTTCCCTACAGGGTCGGCTTCGCCCTGGTGGAAGGGCTCAAATCCCCTACCCTTGTGCCCAATGACCGGGCACAAATCGCTTTTCCCCAGATTAAACCCGCCTCCTTTGTCCAGTGCGTGCACCAGGCTCTGCGGGAACTGGAAAACGATCAGGTCCTGAGTCGCTGGTGTGATGCAAGCCCCGGCGCGGTCTGCGATATCAGCGAGCAGGAACGGGCCAATGCGCTTGTTTTTCGCGATACTCGCATTACCTCTTTTTCCGGCATTACGGCAAAAAAAGTCTTTGCCAGCCTCTGCGCCATAGGAGGGCAACAGGGGTGGCTGAGCTATGACAGCCTGTGGCGATTGCGTGGTTTTATCGATAAAATGATCGGAGGTTGCGGCCTTAATCGGGGACGCCGCCATCAGGAGAAACTGCGCATCGGTGATGCTCTCGATTTCTGGAACGTGGTCGATCTGGTTCCCGACAAACGGCTGCTGCTCCAGGCACAAATGAAACTCCCGGGGAAGGCCTGGTTGGAGTTTGACGTCCAGGCGGAGCGTCTGGTACAAACCGCCCATTTCATTCCTCAGGGACTCTGGGGGCGCGTATACTGGTATGCGGTGCTTCCCTTTCATGCCCGTATCTTCCCCATGCTCAGCAAAAAAATCATTGAACGGACAACAACGCTGCCCTGA
- a CDS encoding TraB/GumN family protein: MAADTFPRQTYPDDVVVLQQGGKTILLVGTAHISRQSTDLVQQVIEQEQPDAVCIELDEKRYTALSRPNAWENLDLKQVIKTRQLATLLVNLVLATYQKKLGGQLGIMPGTELLTAAQAAQRFNIPIALCDRDVRVTLRRAWKATSLWKKGLLLATLVTSLFDRTELDEDKLTEMRSKDVLSQLIQELGTALPQTKAVLIDERDIFMAEKIKQTDGQRLVAVVGAGHMEGIKRSLQEDNRHLLEAISSDFPGSRMGKILGWTIPALILLALLSIGLVHGVHELSANALYWVLANGIPTSIGAVLAMAHPLTVLSAFAASPITSLTPLIGAGYVCAFIQVMAKPPVVKEFEQVSVDIGSVKGWWHNKLLRIFLVFLLTTLGSVAGTWVGGYKIFSTLAQ; encoded by the coding sequence ATGGCAGCAGATACCTTTCCCCGACAGACCTATCCCGATGATGTGGTAGTCCTCCAGCAGGGGGGCAAAACTATCCTTCTCGTTGGGACGGCCCATATCTCCAGGCAGTCAACGGACCTTGTCCAACAGGTCATTGAACAGGAGCAACCCGATGCCGTCTGCATCGAACTCGACGAGAAACGTTACACCGCACTCTCCCGTCCCAATGCCTGGGAAAACCTCGACTTGAAGCAGGTCATCAAAACACGGCAACTGGCCACACTTTTGGTCAACCTCGTGCTTGCCACCTACCAAAAGAAACTGGGTGGGCAACTGGGAATTATGCCGGGGACCGAACTCCTGACCGCTGCCCAGGCTGCGCAACGGTTCAACATTCCCATAGCCTTGTGCGACCGGGATGTCCGCGTGACCCTGCGCCGCGCCTGGAAAGCCACCTCCCTCTGGAAAAAAGGCCTTCTTCTCGCAACCCTGGTAACCTCGCTCTTTGACCGCACCGAGCTTGACGAGGACAAGCTAACGGAGATGCGTAGCAAGGATGTGCTCAGTCAACTGATTCAGGAGTTGGGGACCGCCCTGCCGCAAACAAAGGCGGTGCTCATTGATGAGCGCGACATCTTCATGGCGGAAAAGATCAAACAAACGGATGGCCAACGATTGGTGGCCGTGGTAGGAGCCGGACACATGGAAGGGATCAAGCGGTCCCTGCAGGAGGACAACCGCCACCTTCTGGAGGCGATCAGCTCGGACTTTCCGGGATCACGCATGGGCAAGATTCTCGGCTGGACCATCCCCGCGCTCATCCTCCTGGCCCTGCTGAGCATCGGTCTTGTTCATGGAGTGCATGAACTGAGCGCCAATGCCCTCTACTGGGTTCTGGCCAACGGCATCCCCACCTCAATCGGCGCGGTCCTGGCCATGGCCCACCCTCTGACTGTCCTCTCCGCCTTTGCCGCCTCCCCCATCACCAGCCTCACGCCCCTGATCGGCGCCGGCTATGTCTGCGCCTTTATCCAGGTCATGGCCAAGCCACCGGTGGTCAAGGAGTTCGAGCAGGTCAGCGTTGATATCGGTTCGGTGAAGGGGTGGTGGCACAACAAACTGCTTCGTATTTTTCTTGTTTTTCTGCTCACCACCCTGGGCTCGGTCGCTGGAACCTGGGTGGGCGGCTATAAAATTTTCAGCACACTCGCCCAATAG
- the yhbY gene encoding ribosome assembly RNA-binding protein YhbY, protein MSTTEKIDIRPELTSSQKKKLRSLGHHLEPAVYVGKEGLSKPLQQSVEASLTAHELIKIKLGQNCPLERETAGEQLAGLCQAALVQVIGRMVLLYRPNTDLPAAKRIAW, encoded by the coding sequence ATGAGTACAACGGAAAAAATCGACATCAGGCCGGAGCTGACCAGCTCCCAGAAGAAAAAATTGCGCAGCCTTGGCCATCATTTGGAACCGGCTGTCTATGTGGGCAAAGAGGGGTTGTCCAAACCGCTGCAGCAGTCGGTGGAGGCCTCGCTCACGGCCCATGAACTGATAAAAATCAAACTGGGGCAGAATTGCCCCCTCGAACGGGAAACTGCGGGAGAGCAGCTGGCGGGGCTGTGTCAGGCCGCCCTGGTGCAGGTCATTGGACGCATGGTCCTCCTTTATCGACCCAACACCGATTTACCGGCGGCAAAAAGGATTGCGTGGTGA
- a CDS encoding gamma-glutamylcyclotransferase family protein — protein sequence MEKRALFCYGTLQSPLVMKAVTGQSYNGQEATLNNWARFRVRGSEYPGIIRKEESAVPGKVYWDLDEPTMEMLDEFEGEKYERVIVEVTMADGTIMDAWAYAIKDDCKKMLSDDPWDFDRFMQYGLEKFIHWFVEDRRDLFDRGDL from the coding sequence ATGGAAAAGAGAGCGTTATTTTGTTATGGGACATTACAATCGCCACTTGTAATGAAGGCCGTGACCGGGCAGTCCTACAACGGACAGGAAGCAACTCTGAATAACTGGGCCCGTTTTCGCGTCCGCGGTTCGGAATATCCGGGAATTATACGCAAAGAGGAGTCAGCCGTCCCTGGCAAGGTCTACTGGGATCTTGATGAGCCCACCATGGAGATGCTCGACGAATTTGAAGGGGAAAAATACGAGAGGGTCATTGTCGAGGTGACCATGGCCGACGGTACCATCATGGATGCCTGGGCCTATGCCATTAAGGATGACTGTAAAAAGATGCTTTCCGACGATCCTTGGGATTTTGATCGTTTTATGCAGTATGGGCTGGAAAAATTCATTCACTGGTTTGTTGAGGATCGCCGCGATCTTTTTGACCGGGGCGATCTGTAA
- the glyA gene encoding serine hydroxymethyltransferase, with translation MHTLQQQDPDIFSLIQQEEFRQKDKIRLIASENYVSKAVMEATGSVLTNKYSEGYPGKRYYEGQQYIDQVESLAIQRAKDLFGAEHVNVQSYSGSPANLAVYLAFMSPGDTILGMALPHGGHLTHGAKVSISGKYFNAESYSLDEQTGLLNYDTIREKALACTPKILIAGHSAYPRVLDFAKFREIADACGAMLMVDMAHFAGLVAGGAHPSPFPYADIVTTTTHKSLRGPRGAMIMCKQEYAAAIDKAVFPGLQGGPHNNTTAAIAVALKEAATDEFKGYAAQIVKNAQALAKTLIDKGFNLVTGGTENHLMLIDLTNKEVTGKIAAKALDAAGIVLNYNAVPYDKRKPFDPSGIRLGAAAVTSRGFKEEQMVQIGLWIDAIIADPNNTGLQAETAEAVKALCAQFPAPGLDHLM, from the coding sequence ATGCATACCCTACAACAGCAAGATCCGGATATTTTCAGCCTGATCCAGCAGGAAGAGTTTCGTCAAAAGGATAAAATCCGTCTGATCGCCTCGGAAAATTATGTGTCCAAAGCCGTCATGGAGGCCACCGGTTCGGTTTTAACCAACAAGTACTCCGAAGGCTACCCGGGTAAACGCTACTATGAGGGGCAGCAGTATATCGACCAGGTCGAGAGCCTGGCTATCCAGCGCGCCAAGGATCTGTTCGGTGCCGAGCATGTCAATGTGCAGTCCTATTCCGGCTCACCGGCCAACCTGGCTGTCTACCTGGCCTTCATGAGCCCTGGCGATACCATCCTCGGCATGGCCCTGCCCCACGGCGGCCATCTGACCCACGGTGCCAAGGTTTCAATTTCCGGCAAATATTTTAATGCCGAATCGTACTCGCTGGATGAACAAACCGGTCTGCTCAACTACGACACCATCCGTGAAAAGGCCCTGGCCTGTACACCGAAAATCCTTATCGCAGGCCATTCGGCCTATCCGCGCGTGCTTGATTTCGCCAAGTTCCGCGAGATCGCCGATGCCTGCGGTGCCATGCTCATGGTCGATATGGCCCACTTTGCCGGCCTGGTCGCCGGTGGCGCCCATCCGTCGCCCTTTCCCTATGCTGACATCGTCACCACCACGACCCACAAATCCCTGCGCGGCCCGCGCGGCGCGATGATCATGTGCAAACAGGAATATGCGGCCGCAATCGACAAGGCGGTTTTTCCTGGCCTGCAGGGTGGCCCGCACAACAATACCACCGCGGCCATTGCCGTGGCCCTTAAAGAGGCCGCCACCGACGAGTTCAAGGGGTATGCGGCACAGATTGTGAAAAATGCCCAGGCCCTGGCCAAAACCCTGATCGACAAGGGATTCAACCTGGTCACCGGCGGCACCGAGAACCACCTGATGCTTATCGACCTGACCAACAAGGAGGTCACCGGCAAGATCGCTGCAAAGGCCCTTGATGCGGCCGGCATCGTCCTGAACTACAACGCCGTACCCTACGACAAGCGCAAGCCCTTTGATCCCAGCGGCATTCGCCTGGGGGCTGCGGCAGTCACCTCCCGCGGCTTCAAGGAGGAGCAGATGGTTCAAATCGGTCTGTGGATCGATGCCATCATCGCCGACCCGAACAATACCGGACTGCAGGCAGAAACTGCCGAGGCAGTCAAGGCCCTCTGCGCCCAATTCCCTGCTCCCGGCCTGGATCATCTGATGTAA